CGTGGGCGCCAGGGTGGCCCTTGGCGACGTCCGCCGCGTGCGCGGAGACCTTGTACGTGATCACGCCGGTCTTCACGTCATCCTTGTTCGGCAGACCCAGGTGCTCCTTCGGGGTGACGTAGCACAGCATTGCGGTACCGCCCATGGCGATGTTGGCTGCACCGATGGCGGAGGTGATGTGGTCGTAGCCGGGGGCAATGTCGGTAACCAGCGGCCCCAGGGTGTAGAACGGAGCGCCGCCGCACCATTCCTGCTCCTTTTCGTTGTTGACCTGCACCATGTTCAGTGGCACGTGGCCCGGGCCTTCGACCATGACCTGAACGTCGTACTCCCAGGCGCGGTGGGTCAGCTCGCCGATGGTCTTTAGCTCTGCGAACTGGGCTGCGTCGTTGGCATCGGCGATCGAGCCGGGGCGCAGGCCATCGCCAAGCGAGAACGCGACATCGTACTTGGCGAAGATCTCGCACAGCTCGTCGAAGTTCTCGTACAGGAAGGATTCCTTGTGGTGGGCCAGGCACCAGCCGGCCATGATGGAACCGCCGCGGGAGACAATGCCGGTCACGCGCTTGGTGGTCAGCGGCACGAAGGGCAGGCGCACGCCGGCGTGGATCGTCATGTAATCCACGCCCTGCTCGCATTGCTCGATCACGGTATCGCGGAAGATTTCCCAGGTCAGATCCTCGGCCACGCCGTCGACCTTCTCGAGGGCCTGGTAGATCGGCACGGTACCGATCGGCACCGGAGAGTTACGCATGATCCACTCGCGGGTGGTGTGAATGTCGTTGCCCGTGGATAGATCCATTACGGTATCTGCGCCCCAGCGCGTAGCCCAGCGCAGCTTGTCTACCTCTTCGCGGATGGAGGAGGTCACGGCGGAGTTACCGATGTTGGCGTTGATTTTCGTGTTGAAGGCATTGCCGATGATCATCGGCTCGGATTCCGGGTGGTTGATGTTATTCGGGATGATCGCCTTGCCGGAAGCAACTTGCTCCCGCACCTTTTCTACATCGCAGTGTTCGCGCAGTGCGACGTATTCCATTTCCGGGGTGATAATACCCTGGCGTGCGTAGTGCATCTGGGTTACGCGCTTGCCGTCTTTGGCCCGCAGCGTCTCGCGGCTTATGCCCTTCCACTCGTCGCTGGCCTCGCCACGCTTGAGGGCGCGGTTACCGTCGTCCAACAGGTTGCGTCGACGCCCCTCGTAGGCCTCCACATCGCCGCGAGCTTCGATCCACTCGCTGCGCAGTGCCTCTAGCCCCTCGGTCGGCTCGGCCCACGGGCCACGGGTGCGGTAGAGCTTCTGCGGCGCGTTCGGTCCGGTCGGGGAATCGTCCAGCTGAACCTCGGTCTCCGGCACCTCAAGGGTGAAGGTCTTGCCGAAGGACTCCACCTGCTTTTCGATGGGGGCGAAGCTGTGCTTCGGGTGGATTTCCGCACCGTACTCGTCGTTCGGGATGGTGGTACGGGTGTGCTGGGCAGACGTATCCGTCATAGTTGACTCTCCTCATTCTTCCTTCGCTGGTTCTAACCAGGCAGGTTCTAGCGGTACTCGCGCAGGTGTACAGCGCGATCTCAGCTCGATACCTCGAGCGCCCGTGTTCGGTTGCGCCTTCCACTGTAACGCACAGCACGCGAGGGTGAAGATATGGGCTAGGGGATTGACCGAGGGGACATCGGCAAGCAACATCAGGGAGTCACTAAATAGGTTGTCTGGGGTACGGGTTAGACTAAGCAGCATGATCGATCAGAAGCTCCTAGAGATCCTCGTGTGCCCCATCGACAAGCAGCCGCTGGAGGATCACGGCGACTATTTGGTGAACCCAAGGCTGAACAAGGCCTATCCGGTGCAGGATGGTATTCCGGTCATGCTGGTCGACGAAGCCAAGGACTGGCCCATTAAGTAGAGCGACGCGCTCTGGAAAGAAAACACGTAATAGGCAACAAGGGAACACCTACGTATGAGCAACACCACGAACATCATCGATGAACTGCAATGGCGCGGGCTGATAAACCAGTCGACAGATCTAGAGGCATTGAAGGAAGCCGCAGAGAGCCCGATCAGCTTGTACTGCGGTTTCGACCCGACGGGAAGCTCGCTGCACGCTGGCCACCTCGTGCCGCTGATTATGCTGAAGCGCTTCCAACAATTCGGTCACCGTCCCATCGCGCTGGCCGGTGGCGCGACGGGAATGATCGGTGACCCACGCGATGTCGGAGAGCGATCCATGCTCTCGGAAGAGCAGATCGCAGAGAATATGCAGGCAATCAAGGACCAACTTGAGGCCTTCGTCGACTTCACTGAGGCGGGCGAGTCCGCAATCCCAGCAGTGATGGTGAACAATGCGGACTGGACTAGCCAGATCAACGTCATCGAGTACCTACGCGATATCGGTAAGAACTTCTCGCTGAATACCATGCTGGACCGCGATACGGTCAAGCGCCGCCTGGAATCCGACGGCATTTCCTACACCGAGTTTTCCTACATGCTGCTGCAGGCAAACGACTTTGTGCACCTGCACAAAGAGTACGATTGTGTGCTGCAAATTGGCGGTGGCGACCAGTGGGGAAACATCGTTTCCGGCGTCGATCTGAACCGTCGCGTGAATGGTGCGAAGGTCCATGGCCTGACGGTGCCGTTGGTGACAGATGCCGAGGGCAATAAGTTTGGCAAGTCCACCGGCGGCGGCAAACTGTGGCTGGATCCTCAGCTGACCAGCCCGTACTCCTGGTACCAGTACTTCATCAATGCTGGCGACGCGGTGGTTATCGATTACCTGCGTTGGTTTACCTTCCTCACCCAGGAGGAGATCGCAGAGCTGGCGCGCAAGGTAGAGGAGGAACCCCACAAACGTGAGGCGCAACGCGTATTGGCGCGGGAGATGACCACCTTGGTGCACGGCGAGCAGGCCACCGAAGCAGTGGAGCTGGCTTCCCAGGCGTTGTTTGGTAAGGCAGAGCTGCAGGATTTGGACGAGGCCACGTTGTCTTCCGCATTGCAGGAAACCGAGATTGCCGAGGTCGACCCAGCGGCCACGATTCTGGATCTGTTGG
This is a stretch of genomic DNA from Corynebacterium accolens. It encodes these proteins:
- the thiC gene encoding phosphomethylpyrimidine synthase ThiC; its protein translation is MTDTSAQHTRTTIPNDEYGAEIHPKHSFAPIEKQVESFGKTFTLEVPETEVQLDDSPTGPNAPQKLYRTRGPWAEPTEGLEALRSEWIEARGDVEAYEGRRRNLLDDGNRALKRGEASDEWKGISRETLRAKDGKRVTQMHYARQGIITPEMEYVALREHCDVEKVREQVASGKAIIPNNINHPESEPMIIGNAFNTKINANIGNSAVTSSIREEVDKLRWATRWGADTVMDLSTGNDIHTTREWIMRNSPVPIGTVPIYQALEKVDGVAEDLTWEIFRDTVIEQCEQGVDYMTIHAGVRLPFVPLTTKRVTGIVSRGGSIMAGWCLAHHKESFLYENFDELCEIFAKYDVAFSLGDGLRPGSIADANDAAQFAELKTIGELTHRAWEYDVQVMVEGPGHVPLNMVQVNNEKEQEWCGGAPFYTLGPLVTDIAPGYDHITSAIGAANIAMGGTAMLCYVTPKEHLGLPNKDDVKTGVITYKVSAHAADVAKGHPGAHEWDDAMSKARFEFRWHDQFALSLDPDTAQSYHDETLPAEPAKTAHFCSMCGPKFCSMRISQDIRDAFGEKIDEALATDQKQSLVKDLGLPGFGRQSVDEEHFTNAEGEEEMAEEFRRAGSKLYLNRDEAKEVSEDLQKEAAAYSER
- a CDS encoding Trm112 family protein, which codes for MIDQKLLEILVCPIDKQPLEDHGDYLVNPRLNKAYPVQDGIPVMLVDEAKDWPIK
- the tyrS gene encoding tyrosine--tRNA ligase, coding for MSNTTNIIDELQWRGLINQSTDLEALKEAAESPISLYCGFDPTGSSLHAGHLVPLIMLKRFQQFGHRPIALAGGATGMIGDPRDVGERSMLSEEQIAENMQAIKDQLEAFVDFTEAGESAIPAVMVNNADWTSQINVIEYLRDIGKNFSLNTMLDRDTVKRRLESDGISYTEFSYMLLQANDFVHLHKEYDCVLQIGGGDQWGNIVSGVDLNRRVNGAKVHGLTVPLVTDAEGNKFGKSTGGGKLWLDPQLTSPYSWYQYFINAGDAVVIDYLRWFTFLTQEEIAELARKVEEEPHKREAQRVLAREMTTLVHGEQATEAVELASQALFGKAELQDLDEATLSSALQETEIAEVDPAATILDLLVEAGLEKSKGAARRTVGEGGAYVNNQRIEDIEWSPNSNDLLHGSWLVLRKGKKRFAGARVVDPS